GAGTGCACTGAAATATATTTCACTCCTTAGATACAAATATAGTTTGTATGGATCGGCTAAATAGACATAATTTGTCCCCgggacctagacacgatttgagatgaaaaattttatttttaatttttatatataaaatggtttacttgagtgttttgaatgatttaccaaaatttcaaatttagagGTCAAGTCACAAGCGAGGTACAGACAAAGGAAATCggtgttatgtaaacaaagctcgagtcttatatttctttaattcaatgtgttcataaataattttatcaacatcaaaaacataattatattgaaaCTTATTCCATTACAAcatatatgaaaacaataacagGGCTTTGTTTACCAAACAAAGAATTCTAACTTCTGTAATTTGCTTGTAAttcgatatttgactttcaaattttgtcaaagcattaaaaacatCCATATTGACCATTTTAGACATTAAAAGCgaaagaataaatttttaaaaatttgagctcaaattgtGTCCACGTCCCTTTAAGCTGACTCCAGGGTAAAAACCAATACTtgtgtgaaacatatgaacatgatgatgattaaagaaatatagtatatatataacttatatatagtatatatactaacacttttatttgatttgatcttATATACCGGTAATGCCTAATAAACAACAGACATAATCCTTTAAAACAGACCTTAAAGgcatattctttttaaaaaaaaaccaccctaACTTAttatacttttgaaaaaatcagGATTTCTATGTAAACTTTTAGGCTGCAAGACGAGACATTTTCCAATAGACGAAGCGCTCAACAACGTAAACTATGGCAAAATATGCATTGGTACCTATTTCTGCTTTGATTGTTTAGACACTCATTATTTAGTTTCTTCCAATTTTAACGGGATCGTGATTTTCTGACAATGGTTCACTTTGTTACTTCTTCAAAAAATTAACCTCTCAGTGTATGTAGTGAAGATGTGCTAGGATTTGCCCCATGTTAAAATGAGTTATAATTAATGGTGATTTGTCAAAAAGTTGTActgttacatttaaaatttaatgagttttaaaatttgacgtGTTTTGACGTGTTTCTTGGGAAATTTTGCCAAATAAATATTCcataatacattaaaatatataattatattcaatCAAAGCACATGcgagataaaaagaaatggtTAAGAACTTAAGTTCTTAGTCTAGTCTTAAAGTATGCTGGAACAAAGTTCTTCCAACAATAGAGTCTAAAAGAAGAGCTACAAGAGCAtgtaaattatgattttttaaaacaaaatccgTTCAAAATCTTTCTGGTATGATTTCTCTGATGGACATCATgacccatatacatgtacatgtagtgtcTGTCATGAATATCCACCAGTTTTCTCTTAAGTTCCACAATTAGCATGATCCCTAACGTCGTCAACATCACCATTACTATTGTATCTTCTAAAGTTTTAGAGaagaattgtttatttttgtttaatgacTTACGTGATAAATAACGCTTTATCAGATAATCTCAGAtatttgtataaacaaaagaacCGTTTTAAGCGACCACTAAAtgttacttaaaataaaaacgCGGAAGGGTTGCTGCTGAATCCGTGTTTCTTTGCCTGCCAAAAGCATTGATGTTACTTGCTTAAATTGAATCTATGACATGTTGTCTCTccctaattaaaaaaagaatatttatgcCTTAGTCTTTTTTACACCAGTTAAATACAACACATCTTTTGTCGATGAAATGTTTAAACCGTGTCAGTTAAAAGCTTCTCTCTAAATATAAGTCAATCTGAAGTTTTCTTCCAAAGCTAAGAGTTCCTGTGTTCCTACTTTGAGATCTAAAATTGAACGAGtttttatatctatatctatctatttatctatactactatattaaaataatagactcgaatttttgggctttaataccgagacatcggaagagtactgtcttttgttttaatattttaaacatcattggtacttgaagattaccaatttgtttttatcttttctcaatcaagcttcgctaattaataatcaacaaaaattcctttaaaaaattcgGATATCATCTGAATAATTTTTCGGACTTTACAAtattgcgcatgcgcattacagtCACGCTTAATCACgtgaggctctttagtttatttttccacaatatcacatttatcACATGGATAAACTTAGAAACGATCATACAAacacgttggtgaaaaagtgtttaattcttcattaatatgaattaaatttttagatgaaaggtatttacagcatcataatggtttgttatgaataattcaattatttatttataattataatattttcaatgcagcttcgttaatttttttcaaaaatcgtttcggagcgattctgcaattttttgctacatcaCAGGTATATGGGAGACATTTTAACTGTgatgaaggcctgtcccgaaacacagttagattattctaactaaggagAGTGTAGTGAAaataatagcattattgtaggcttacagctttgttatgtaaatgtcaataatatacggtgtgtcgatgtatttatttcgtaaatgtccgatatcatatgcaatgttaaCCGGTGCACGCACtgatcaatatatataaaaataagttaaGTCAAACAACACccttttatatatgtacatatgtggCAAAGGATaacaaaaaaaagattaaaccCCACAAATTTAGGTAtcatttcattttcagtttCAAAAGACAACAAATTTATGTATCATTTCAGTTACAGTTTCGGCATCtacaaaattctctgaaattgtAGGGGTaatgcaaatattttacttaacaAAGTTTTAGATTCagatataaagtaaaaaaaaaaataattactccGTCTCCGCTACCGTTTTTCAAACGAtgtctgatttaaaaataaaaatacttttaattggATTTTTCAAGAACTGAATCTACCAAAGTCTAAATGAGATATTGGGGAAAAAATTGatcgaaaatgaaaaaaagaaaagaaagaaaacccAATTATAACGGAATTTTCCCTCTTCAGTTGTAAGATCCGTCGTCACGGAATGAGATAACGTTTTTTGTGTCATTATTTCCCGTGTcacgtaacatatgatatttgcAAATCTCCAAAGAATGCAACTATTTTGTCACACGTATCAAAAAGGATGTAGGCTGTAGAAAAATTAAGGAGCGTTTGGGAAGGacagttttatcaatatatagataaatttcAAGAAGGATTTGAATATTATACAAGCCTTTAAGATAAAACTGGTCATTAGCATAAGCTATTCATTGAAATTTACATGATACATCCTGTGTATATTCTTATTCACACTTCTGAAATTGACTATTGATTCATCATATCATTTAATTAactttgaataaagataaagATGATTACTTGGCCATGTTTTTGATAAGTCACTGTGCAACCTTTTGTTCGGAATGCATTGCATggtttaattttgaatgataaaaGAAACGAACACAATTCATATTGTTGTTAGCGCATGCGACATATTTTTTGTGTCGCGTCCTGTATTGACAAAGTGACTCACGCAGTTTTACGGCATAACATAACAAGATGACGTCTTGTGAGCCCGGAAAATGAAGATTTTTAGCAAACTGGTTCATTGATTTCCAGCAATAGGAGATATCATGGAAGCAGAGAGAACGTGAAATCAGGGCGACAAGACGATGCTGTTCAAACAGTCCGTCAAGCATCTTAGCATCGCGTTCCTATTGATTTCCGTTCAATTATTGTCCTCCTCTACAAATTCACGGTAATTAACAATCCAATGGATATGCTATTTTAGTAGAGAGCGGGCGAAAATGTGATTTATCAGGATTTTCCATTATCAGATTATAGAGTAATGGCAGGGAGTTTAAACCCTTTAATTTTGTAACGTTTTTTGCACTCATACCCATTTTCAAActgataaaaaattaatcaaaattttgataatttgacATTTTGCAATCCGGTTTTGATTAATATTGCAAacagaatgaaaataaaaggcatattatatttttttttcaaaatcttcggAGAAGGTCGACGATCTTGGTTTATAATGTGTACACATTAATCATCCTTGACGAGGGATGTTTTAGACTTAAGAGGATCCTGCAAACATATCGATGAGTATTTACATCTCTAGTTTGACGTCAGTCCTCTTGCATACAACCCCGTCAATTGTAAATCTAGAAAACTCTTCAAACAGctgagtgaaaaaaaatatcgatgTCAGTCATTATGCAACATCTTGACGTTTATGGCGAGGATAAATAAGCTGGTGCCAATTGTATATCTCTTTCGACTTGTTTTACTTTGctaattgataatttgttaaagtagtgtttgtgatttttttcgcAGCAGAAAGCCTTGACACAATAACAAGAAACGCAAATGTTTCGACTGAATGCGAACATTCTTCATTTCAAGCAGGTGCTATAGAAGATGCACTTTCGGAAGTGCGCggaattttgttttgaacattcTTTTCAGCACTGTTTCTTTCTAAttaaaaacagacaaaaatcGAATTTCCTTTAAGACCATAGAATTTTCGTGTTAACAGCATCCTGAAATTCtagtaattgaaaaaaagttggGGTTGGATCTGATGactatttttattaaatcatcAATGTTAAACCCGCCTTCGATAATCTAAGTTAAGGAATTAAGGGGGTATATTCTTTAATGTCTTCTTGCATAATTCTTAGTTTTTCCGCCCCTGCTTTGAGTTATAGCAATAAATCTTATCTTTTTTGGTCCTATGTAGTAGAATAAGAATAGAGTTTCTTAATATGAGGGAGTAATCAATAGATAATACCTAGCTGAACCATTTTTCTGTATCAAGGATAATGGGCAATAACAGTATTCAGCGCAAATCACAATCTCAGCATAGATTGGAATTTCCCCAGGAATTACTCGTATTCCTTACAAAAGTGTGCCACTGAGAAATCTCTTTTAGTGTAAAGATAAGcctacatttatttttctttgaaattgtcTTCCATTTTATTATCGCTATTCATTATTagatttaccccccccccccccccccccagctagGAAGatgcttttttgttttcttttcttctctCCCAAGATCTTGGAATGTCGGACAAGAAAGCTGTGGAGTGCCAATCAGATTTCCTACCCAGCACTTGTTCTGTTTACTTTTTTATGACAAGGGTGATATGCACAACAATGCTTGCACTTTGAGGTCACCGGCCTAGGCGCTGAGTTAATACCATGAATTCATTGATATTGTTGAAGTAAGATGTGGGAGGGGTGGATTGGGAATTAAGAAGGCTGCtgttgaaagaaattaaaaggaGGTGGGGGTTGGGCTAAGAACGTTGCTTTTGAAAGACCCGGTGGAAATGAAAGTAAAAGGGTGTCTTATATTAAGAAGGAGAATACAAATATCTAAATCATCTCCGTCTTCCTGTATACGTATAGGTATACGTATGTTgtgaacaaaataatttaaaagagcTCTAAAACACTGTCCCCAATTTCAGGACAAATCCATAACAATGCAATATTCCTTGCGTGATTCATGGGCAAAATATGAATTACAAGCTGTAAATAAGTAATACGATACGAAGCACAAGTACATATGTACTAAACTTTTCCTTTTCTGAGCGATTTTTTGTAATACTAGAGCTCTatcagaaaataataataacaggTATTGATATAACGGCAATCTCATGTAGCAATTTCAAACAGCAGTACAAGGAAACCGTTAATTACAAGTCAAATTGTAAGGAGATACAAAAGATCAAAATATCTCCATAATGAAAAAGGTAAACATTATATCTGAATACTAGAACTAAATCATTTCTTGTGAGAgcgattgattttaaaaacttctttccAATTTCAAACAAGCTGTATATCATATTTTCGTTTTAGTACAGATTTGTGGGGGTTTTTAATCAAGGAATTGCGACTTAGCGGAGAcgaaattattattattgttgatgaaattaaaaactCAATAATGGGTGCTACGTATAAAAGAACCAACAAGACTTAATATGTTGATGTTTTATTGGTATTTTGTAATCGGAGATCACATGTCAAGGGTTATTGCACATTGGGCGACTCAAAATAACAAGTCTTGTATAGCACCATTACGTGTATCTGAAAGCACAAAGGTATATCCAATGAAGAAAATGAACTATGTCGACTCTAGAACAAGCCACGTCATCTAGCAATGATAACAGTAACCAAAAAAAACGAAGACAAAGAAGCGTTATAAAGCCAACAACCACTCGGAAATTCGACGTTCTCTCAAGCGTTTGTCTATATGGGTTTCGATCCCGTGATTCTGAAGAATACTCGTGAGTTGGTCCATATGGTCACTGTCCGTTGAACACGACTCCTCTTCGGCGTCGCTTTCTTTCGTGGGTCGTGTCCACGTGTCATTTAGATATTTGTAGATTTCCTTGATGTCACAACGCCTTTCCACTTTCGGTTCCAACATTTTCCGGAAGATTCGCATCATCCGCGGTGTAAACTTCTTCCACTGGGACGGTGTTTTGGTCGTTTTTCTCCTTTGCCAGTTCACAAACTCCGTGTAATATACGTCCGATGTCTCCGCGTTCTCCCATGGAAAGTTTCCGGTCATCATACAAAACAATAACACAGCGAACGCCCACACATCTCCGCCTGTTGTCACCGTAATGTTCTCGTTCCGAAGGGCTTCGCAGATTTCGGGCGGGGTATAGGGAATGCTTCCATTAACTTTACGAATCAAGGTTCCTTCTTTTCGGGTCATGCCGAAGTCCATTAGTTTAACGCGGTGAAAACCTTGCTCAAACACAAGAATGTTTTCGGGCTTGACGTCTCTGTGAACGAGACTTTCACTGTGCATGAAGTCTAATGCAGATGCTACTTGTTTGACTATTTTCTTAACGTCGCTTTCTGAAAGACCAGTTTGAGGTTGAATCATATCAAACAAATCGCCGTAGATGGCGTATTCTTGGGCAAAGACGTATGCTGTTTTGGTCTCGAATGCCACATTGTATGTGTCCACTATGTTCATATGAGGTGACAGGAAGTAACTGAAATTAAACTCTCGTTGGAAATCTCGGATTTTCACGCTGCTTTTTGAGAGCACCTTCAGAGCGACGTTTGTTCCAGTTTCTTTGCATTTGGCCAGAACCACTTTACCATACGTTCCTTTTCCAAGTTCCTTGATAATGTCATAATGTTCTTTCAAGGACAAGTTCAACAGATTTTCCGATGTGCTACATCTCGGAGATTTCCGGACATTTATGAGGTTTTGCTGATCCTCTTCCGGAGATATCAGATTATTTTCCATCTTTCCGGTCTGCCCGCTCTCTTTCTTTTCACTGTTTGGAAAAAcgaaaaaataagacattttaaaaatgtggttTTTCTTAACTAATTCCCTAAATAAGATAATGCACTTTTGAACGAAATATCGACGTTCAGATCAGCCCAATTGCTtctcaaaggaaaaaaaattaatgcgcTTGAAACCTATTTTTAGAAATCtgagtaatttttaaaatcccaTTGATCCCCAGATTTCTAGTGAACGATCATAGAATATCACCCCAGAGGAAAGAGACGATGTAGAATCCCAATACTGTTTGATTAGTTTACTTGATTTCACAGGTTTTTAGGCCCCTCGTCCATTATTACGGCAAAGCCtgataattcataaataaacgTACATCGCATTATACATGGAGATGAAATGTTTAGTCACACTTTAAACTCATTAAAATCACCATTGAAATGCGCGTAACATTGAGCCTAATTGTTGATTCACTGTTATAATATCGATATCATCCGTTAGATTTCTGTTTCTTGTATTGTTTACGTAAGTACTGGAATAATTTCCATATTGTTGTTCATATTGGTGATTTAAAGGGTCAGATGAAGATAACAGATACATATTCAGCTTCTGTATACGGTTCTCATCTATGTCCATTTcagttttgtaattttgtaattttccaTACTTAATTATGTCATCTATAAATTTCAAAtacttatatttttcaataattctttatctttactttgaattttaagattttaaaaaaaatttactaatcatgttctttttcaaaaatgttaatatcaTTAAACCATGTTAAAAGTCGGAAGAAGAAATATCAACTAACAATTCTTTTACTTTATTTACAATTCTGACTCAGTAGGGtatgatattta
This portion of the Magallana gigas chromosome 7, xbMagGiga1.1, whole genome shotgun sequence genome encodes:
- the LOC105340320 gene encoding serine/threonine-protein kinase SBK1 isoform X2, coding for MENNLISPEEDQQNLINVRKSPRCSTSENLLNLSLKEHYDIIKELGKGTYGKVVLAKCKETGTNVALKVLSKSSVKIRDFQREFNFSYFLSPHMNIVDTYNVAFETKTAYVFAQEYAIYGDLFDMIQPQTGLSESDVKKIVKQVASALDFMHSESLVHRDVKPENILVFEQGFHRVKLMDFGMTRKEGTLIRKVNGSIPYTPPEICEALRNENITVTTGGDVWAFAVLLFCMMTGNFPWENAETSDVYYTEFVNWQRRKTTKTPSQWKKFTPRMMRIFRKMLEPKVERRCDIKEIYKYLNDTWTRPTKESDAEEESCSTDSDHMDQLTSILQNHGIETHIDKRLRERRISEWLLAL
- the LOC105340320 gene encoding serine/threonine-protein kinase SBK1 isoform X1 — protein: MKESEKKESGQTGKMENNLISPEEDQQNLINVRKSPRCSTSENLLNLSLKEHYDIIKELGKGTYGKVVLAKCKETGTNVALKVLSKSSVKIRDFQREFNFSYFLSPHMNIVDTYNVAFETKTAYVFAQEYAIYGDLFDMIQPQTGLSESDVKKIVKQVASALDFMHSESLVHRDVKPENILVFEQGFHRVKLMDFGMTRKEGTLIRKVNGSIPYTPPEICEALRNENITVTTGGDVWAFAVLLFCMMTGNFPWENAETSDVYYTEFVNWQRRKTTKTPSQWKKFTPRMMRIFRKMLEPKVERRCDIKEIYKYLNDTWTRPTKESDAEEESCSTDSDHMDQLTSILQNHGIETHIDKRLRERRISEWLLAL